In the Arachis ipaensis cultivar K30076 chromosome B10, Araip1.1, whole genome shotgun sequence genome, one interval contains:
- the LOC107623166 gene encoding transcription factor bHLH143 — protein sequence MVKDHMPWPCSQHMAGSSPCLNVPEPNLYGSSAYLNPSTFILPAVSVFPGFAAPAAPYLKAEPTNEVVQGFHQYLQSLPTLKEMHTEEAMQLQNANSVSLQKKLLIFDQSGNKTRLFYSSVLPQFQSQVVNATPYVYKDEKAANLGQKHLPNSSTEESDNDHIVNEESEMHEDTEEINALLYSDDSDFSGDDDDEVTSTGHSPLVTKRTYVMQEQYEDSKEEVASSGLPNKRRKSINGEYYRSPMPAGTAGLARLNDTYEHASDAESKYSSGRVYSGGAEQTKDNSSMVDDIQLKRDKIRESLRVLENLVPGAKGKNPLLVIDETIEYLNSLMTGTSGEDNITKGSSPP from the coding sequence ATGGTTAAGGATCATATGCCTTGGCCTTGCTCACAGCATATGGCTGGGTCATCACCTTGTTTGAATGTGCCGGAGCCAAACTTGTATGGTTCTTCAGCATATCTGAATCCTAGTACATTCATCTTGCCTGCGGTGAGTGTATTTCCTGGATTTGCGGCTCCTGCTGCCCCATATCTGAAGGCTGAGCCCACCAATGAAGTAGTGCAGGGGTTCCATCAGTATCTTCAGTCATTGCCAACTTTGAAAGAAATGCATACTGAAGAGGCTATGCAACTGCAAAATGCAAATTCTGTATCTTTGCAGAAGAAGTTACTTATTTTCGACCAATCTGGTAATAAGACAAGGTTGTTTTATAGTTCTGTCTTGCCTCAGTTCCAGAGTCAAGTTGTTAATGCTACGCCATATGTATACAAGGACGAAAAGGCAGCTAATTTGGGTCAAAAGCATCTACCGAACAGTTCAACAGAAGAGTCTGATAATGATCATATAGTTAATGAAGAAAGTGAAATGCATGAAGACACAGAAGAAATCAATGCCTTGCTTTATTCTGATGATTCTGATTTCAGtggcgatgatgatgatgaggtaaCAAGTACAGGCCACTCTCCATTGGTTACTAAAAGGACTTATGTGATGCAAGAGCAGTATGAGGATTCAAAGGAGGAGGTTGCGAGCTCTGGTTTGCCAAACAAAAGGCGGAAGTCAATTAATGGCGAGTACTATAGATCACCAATGCCTGCAGGTACTGCGGGTTTAGCAAGACTAAATGATACCTATGAGCATGCCAGCGACGCTGAATCAAAATATTCCAGTGGCCGTGTGTATTCTGGAGGTGCTGAGCAAACTAAAGACAATAGTTCAATGGTGGATGATATTCAACTGAAAAGGGATAAAATCCGGGAATCATTGAGAGTACTTGAGAACTTAGTTCCTGGTGCAAAGGGAAAGAATCCACTGTTAGTCATTGATGAAACAATTGAGTACTTGAATTCTTTGATGACTGGTACTTCCGGAGAAGATAATATCACCAAAGGCTCATCGCCGCCATAG
- the LOC107623968 gene encoding E3 ubiquitin-protein ligase RING1, producing the protein MVFHHRRKLMPEFCESFCHVEQNCSSNCDECLKICITNPQYYYYSQPPPPIPPLPLDDTSDHGKSHALSPYLVLALSVIGAAFFVVICCAIFARIFRRRRRSLSPPLSLRTQDNTRDDFFVDEEHGPVVDHPIWYIRTPGLQESIINAIAVCRYKRGEGLIEGTECSVCLSEFQEDENVRLLPKCNHAFHLPCIDTWLRSHTNCPMCRAPIVSKNTLRVPSMQHHNHNLNVLDSTSSSSSSSGSGSGSLEMRSVENINNGRSLRGMENTQNIGFELRNREEDEEGEEQGQLGGERVLSMIRPRRSVSLDSSSVADIALAASAFVLSADSDSDSNRVIGDETESERIGSKRVNVNGNENENGASSSKGRGGGRGRSSSFRIRYLHSVVPSSMKRSRSYNGKYLVSSLYSRSQTQRKQNANNLRSF; encoded by the coding sequence ATGGTGTTTCACCATCGCAGAAAACTCATGCCAGAATTCTGCGAGTCCTTCTGCCACGTGGAGCAGAATTGTTCTTCAAACTGTGATGAGTGCCTCAAAATCTGCATCACCAACCCCCAATACTACTATTATTCCCAACCACCGCCACCGATTCCTCCTCTCCCCTTAGACGATACATCAGACCATGGAAAAAGCCACGCGCTGTCGCCCTACTTGGTCCTTGCTCTCTCCGTTATCGGAGCTGCTTTCTTCGTTGTTATTTGCTGTGCAATCTTCGCGAGGATCTTCAGAAGGAGGAGAAGATCCTTATCGCCACCGTTGAGTCTTCGAACACAGGATAATACGCGTGATGATTTCTTCGTTGATGAGGAGCACGGTCCTGTGGTGGACCACCCGATCTGGTACATCCGTACACCCGGTCTTCAAGAATCGATCATCAACGCAATCGCTGTTTGTAGGTATAAGAGAGGTGAGGGTTTGATTGAAGGAACAGAGTGCTCTGTTTGTTTGAGCGAGTTTCAAGAAGATGAGAATGTTAGATTATTGCCAAAGTGTAACCACGCTTTTCATTTGCCTTGTATTGATACATGGCTTAGGTCACACACCAATTGTCCTATGTGTAGAGCTCCAATTGTTTCCAAGAACACTCTTAGGGTTCCATCTATGCAGCATCATAATCATAATCTTAATGTTCTTGATTCAACTTCAAGTTCAAGTTCAAGTTCAGGTTCAGGTTCAGGTTCCTTGGAGATGAGATCTGTGGAAAATATTAACAATGGAAGAAGCCTTAGAGGAATGGAAAATACTCAAAATATTGGCTTTGAATTGAGGAACAGGGAAGAGgatgaagaaggagaagaacAAGGCCAATTGGGAGGTGAAAGAGTACTAAGCATGATTAGGCCAAGGAGATCTGTTTCTCTGGATTCTTCTTCTGTTGCAGATATTGCTCTTGCTGCATCTGCATTTGTTCTATCTGCGGATTCGGATTCCGATTCGAATAGAGTTATTGGGGATGAGACTGAGAGTGAACGAATTGGTTCAAAGAGGGTTAATGTTAATGGAAATGAGAATGAGAATGGGGCAAGTAGTTCAAAAGGGAGAGGAGGAGGGAGAGGGAGAAGCTCTTCTTTCAGGATAAGGTATCTGCATAGTGTTGTTCCTAGTTCAATGAAGAGGTCACGTTCCTACAATGGTAAATACCTTGTGTCTTCTTTGTATAGCCGCAGCCAAACTCAGAGGAAGCAAAATGCTAATAATCTGAGAAGCTTTTAA
- the LOC107624048 gene encoding root phototropism protein 3: MWESESESAAVGQQYGGGVLTSTKHGVKTEGFVQRGHSWYVATDIPSDFLVQIGESSFHLHKYPLLSRSGKLNRIIYESRDPDINKIVMDDIPGGPEAFELAAKFCYGIAVDLTAGNISGLRCAAEYLEMTEDLEEGNLIFKTEAFLSYVVLSSWRDSIVVLKSCEKLSPWAENLQIVRRCSESIAWKACANPKGIRWSYTGRTAKISSPRWNSMSMKDSSPSRNQQVPPDWWFEDVSILRIDHFVRVVTAIKVKGMRFELIGASIMHYATKWLPGLINDTALQNDEASSCSISNSSSNTSGNSWKGGLHMVVAAPRDDASSSLQAKDHRLIIESLISIIPPQKDSVTCSFLLRLLRMANMLKVAPALVTELEKRVGMQFEQATLADLLIPCYNKSETMYDVDLVQRLLEHFLVQEQTETSSPGRQSFSDKHMGSSNLNAKARVARLVDSYLTEVSRDRNLSLTKFQVLAEALPESARTCDDGLYRAIDSYLKAHPTLSEHERKRLCRVMDCQKLSIDACLHAAQNERLPLRVVVQVLFSEQVKISNALASSSLKGDDESLNHPMVVNRKTLLEGTPQSFQEGWSTAKKDINTLKFELESVKAKYLELQNDMETLQKQFDKMMLKQKHTSAWSSGWKKLTKFTKTTNVENHDVPPHQLPTASEEHNRKTTRRWRNSIS, translated from the exons ATGTGGGAATCAGAAAGTGAATCAGCAGCAGTAGGACAACAATATGGGGGTGGAGTACTCACATCAACCAAGCATGGTGTCAAGACAGAAGGATTTGTTCAAAGAGGCCACTCTTG GTATGTTGCAACTGATATTCCAAGTGACTTTCTAGTACAAATTGGAGAATCTAGCTTCCATTTGCATAAG TACCCCTTGCTATCTAGAAGTGGAAAGCTGAATAGGATCATATATGAATCCAGAGACCCGGATATAAATAAGATAGTTATGGATGATATCCCTGGTGGGCCTGAAGCTTTTGAGCTTGCAGCCAAATTCTGCTATGGAATTGCTGTTGATTTAACAGCAGGCAACATCTCTGGCCTAAGATGTGCTGCTGAGTATCTTGAAATGACAGAAGACTTAGAGGAAGGGAATCTCATATTCAAGACAGAAGCATTCCTCAGCTATGTTGTTCTGTCTTCTTGGAGAGACTCCATAGTGGTGTTGAAAAGCTGCGAAAAGCTCTCGCCTTGGGCCGAGAACCTCCAAATTGTTCGCCGGTGCAGCGAGTCCATAGCTTGGAAAGCTTGTGCTAATCCTAAAGGAATAAGGTGGTCTTACACCGGAAGAACAGCTAAAATTTCCAGCCCAAGATGGAATAGCATGAGCATGAAAGATTCAAGCCCAAGTAGGAATCAGCAGGTTCCTCCTGATTGGTGGTTTGAGGATGTTTCGATCCTCAGGATCGATCACTTTGTTAGAGTGGTAACTGCAATCAAGGTTAAGGGTATGAGATTTGAATTGATTGGTGCTTCAATAATGCATTATGCAACTAAGTGGCTACCAGGATTGATCAATGACACAGCACTCCAAAATGATGAAGCAAGTAGCTGCAGCATCAGTAACAGTAGTAGTAATACTAGTGGCAATAGCTGGAAAGGTGGGCTCCACATGGTTGTGGCTGCACCTAGAGATGATGCCTCTTCAAGTCTTCAAGCTAAGGATCATAGACTCATCATTGAGAGCCTCATCAGCATCATTCCACCACAGAAGGATAGTGTCACATGCAGCTTCCTTCTTAGACTTTTGAGAATGGCTAACATGTTAAAAGTTGCTCCTGCACTTGTTACTGAATTGGAGAAAAGGGTGGGAATGCAGTTTGAGCAGGCTACACTTGCTGATCTTCTGATTCCATGTTATAATAAGAGTGAGACTATGTATGATGTGGACCTTGTTCAGAGGCTATTAGAGCATTTTCTTGTGCAAGAACAGACTGAAACTTCAAGTCCAGGTAGACAATCTTTTTCGGACAAACATATGGGAAGTAGTAACTTGAATGCCAAGGCAAGAGTTGCAAGGCTTGTCGATAGTTATCTTACAGAAGTGTCCAGAGATAGAAACCTGTCCTTGACAAAGTTTCAGGTGCTTGCCGAAGCTTTGCCGGAGTCAGCTAGGACCTGTGATGATGGACTTTACAGAGCAATTGATTCATACCTTAAG GCGCATCCAACGCTGTCTGAACATGAAAGGAAGCGACTCTGCCGTGTAATGGATTGTCAGAAACTCTCCATTGATGCATGCCTGCATGCTGCACAAAATGAAAGGCTTCCATTAAGGGTAGTGGTGCAAGTTCTATTCTCTGAACAGGTGAAGATCAGCAATGCATTAGCCAGCAGTTCTCTGAAAGGTGATGATGAATCTCTTAACCATCCAATGGTTGTGAACCGAAAAACACTCCTTGAAGGAACACCACAATCATTCCAAGAAGGTTGGTCAACTGCAAAGAAAGACATCAACACACTCAAGTTTGAGCTTGAGAGTGTGAAAGCCAAGTACTTAGAGCTCCAAAATGACATGGAGACTTTACAGAAACAATTTGATAAGATGATGTTGAAGCAGAAGCATACATCAGCATGGAGCAGTGGATGGAAGAAGCTGACCAAATTTACAAAGACAACAAATGTTGAAAACCATGATGTTCCACCACATCAGCTTCCAACAGCTTCTGAAGAACATAACAGAAAGACTACTAGAAGGTGGAGGAATTCGATTTCCTAA
- the LOC107623336 gene encoding pentatricopeptide repeat-containing protein At5g09450, mitochondrial yields MACRSLFFALRRNSSYIYQPQPCFLKGASNLSRFSSSGAVNSDVAIEEETHSSVAEDGDDLRSRIMRLRLPKRSATNIIQKWVLEGNTITASELRDISKDLRRSQRFKHALEISEWMVAHDEYQLSDSDYAVRIDLMTKVFGIDAAERYFEGLPLAAKTTETYTALLHSYAGAKLIEKAEELYQRIKDSNLSFDALTYNELMTLYVSVGQLEKVPLVVEELKQQKVAPDIFTYNLWISSCAATFNVDEVRRILGEMSHGAGSDESWTRYLNLANIYVKVGHLDNAASNTLVEAEKRISQRQWITYDFLIILYAGLGNKDKIDQIWKSLRMTNQKMISRNYICVVSSYLMLGHTKEVGEVIDQWKQSTASDFDMLACERIMAAFTDIGLGEIANNLNMVLIDKNLNPGNN; encoded by the exons ATGGCGTGTCGTTCGCTGTTCTTCGCTCTCAGACG AAACAGCAGCTATATCTATCAGCCGCAGCCTTGTTTCCTGAAGGGAGCATCAAACCTATCAAGATTTTCGTCCTCGGGTGCTGTGAACAGTGACGTGGCGATTGAAGAAGAGACTCATAGCTCTGTGGCTGAAGACGGTGATGACCTAAGGAGCAGAATCATGAGGTTAAGGCTCCCAAAGCGAAGCGCCACAAATATTATTCAAAAATGGGTCCTTGAAGGGAATACAATTACAGCTTCCGAGCTTCGGGATATATCCAAAGACCTTAGAAGATCTCAGCGCTTCAAACATGCTCTTGAG ATATCAGAATGGATGGTTGCCCATGATGAATACCAATTATCAGACTCTGATTATGCAGTCCGCATAGATTTGATGACTAAAGTTTTCGGCATTGATGCTGCAGAGCGTTACTTCGAGGGTCTACCTCTTGCTGCAAAGACAACTGAAACTTACACAGCCCTCCTCCATTCCTATGCAGGAGCAAAACTGATTGAAAAGGCTGAAGAACTTTATCAAAGGATTAAGGATTCCAATCTCTCCTTTGATGCCCTCACTTACAACGAGTTGATGACACTTTACGTGTCAGTCGGACAGCTTGAAAAGGTTCCCTTAGTTGTTGAAGAACTGAAACAACAAAAGGTTGCTCCAGATATCTTCACCTACAACCTCTGGATTAGTTCCTGTGCTGCTACTTTTAATGTTGATGAAGTTAGAAGGATTCTTGGTGAAATGAGTCATGGTGCTGGTTCTGATGAAAGTTGGACAAGATATTTGAACCTGGCAAATATATATGTTAAAGTAGGTCATCTTGACAATGCTGCTTCAAACACCCTTGTTGAGGCTGAAAAAAGAATCTCCCAAAGGCAGTGGATAACATATGACTTCTTAATCATTCTCTATGCCGGGTTGGGAAATAAGGATAAAATAGATCAGATATGGAAATCCTTGAGAATGACTAACCAGAAAATGATTAGCAGGAATTATATTTGTGTTGTTTCTTCATATTTGATGCTTGGGCATACAAAAGAAGTGGGTGAAGTTATTGATCAATGGAAGCAATCAACTGCCTCAGATTTTGATATGCTTGCATGTGAAAGGATTATGGCTGCATTTACAGATATTGGGTTAGGTGAAATTGCCAACAATTTGAACATGGTTCTCATTGACAAGAATCTCAATCCCGGAAACAATTAA
- the LOC107624339 gene encoding LRR receptor-like serine/threonine-protein kinase FLS2 yields MLNSRVVVLYAATIIVIIGHGSKAKACLEVEREALLKYKAFLKRPASLSSWINDSNSDCCGWERVTCDPDSGHVTHLSLQFLNGVYPHPDDFDPYNHQCLNFLTLDFSFFIPFKNLTTIDFSFNCFNNSIFTQDHGGMSTLKTLEAIDLSYCSFNISVIDTLTSFTSLKTLLLRNNFLDGPFPVRELLALRNLEHLDLSGNRLQSPSEIDDFKRMSELKNLETLDLSQNYLTINVTSIFRSLSPLKFLKNLLLSEYSMGTLGPLAIDELSVLQNLETLDLSKTSLTITSSSSTTLEYSKTLSRLMLETLDLSGTHIVNANTTFKFLSHLPNLRSLILHESGILFGEQDNEVFTDLPNLEVLILRSVSGTTVPIQGLCKMKNLQELDVSDNHLTGSLSSFSCLKNLTSLRALDLSRNFLSGNISLSFLAHNNAPLEYLSLADNNFEGTFPLSTLANYSDLKVLRLGRQQNKKFQVETENPPWIPSFQLQYLDMSSCQLNSATGTIPTFLSNQSSLIFIDLSNNNLLGRFPNWLLMNNPKLEALFLNNNLFNGYFEDQKMNIHLYTLDVSNNMIQGKLPTSLGFSFPYLEYLNASFNVLDGDIPASVGEMSTLRTLDLAYNNLSGELPNEMFKGCISLQILSLSHNKFQGQILAAPLSMTFLSVLMLDNNNFHGKLQDGLRNMQHLGLLDLSNNDLSGELPGWVVGNLNLVFLSVSGNNFEGAIPRELCELEFITFVSLSHNRFSGALPSCLGNSSSWLKFIHLRNNSLAGTIPESILNNSELFSLDLGDNNISGSVPNSVNGLTNLKYLSLAGNRLQGQLPKQICELKQLNFLDLSRNNFSGTIPTCFNNISFGNQGNYYDFLANYFRSSYFGFIYSQLLYINFQYHNFDVEMHDKVASYFAPEEMRITTKGSSLSYKGNILNNMSGLDLSCNQLEGKISQTIGDLVALHALNLSHNHLVGSIPDSFQKLKMIESLDLSFNRLSGQIPLQLQGLNSLAVFNVSYNNFSGRAPDEGQFATFGGNSYIGNPYLSWRISNRGTAMAPLPALATFNNGEDNSVIDFTSFCWTFAASYVMVVLVFIAILWINPYWRRKWFYFIEDCLYKCFGGVLKDVFY; encoded by the exons ATGTTGAACTCAAGGGTGGTGGTGTTGTATGCAGCAACAATAATAGTAATTATAGGCCATGGAAGCAAAGCTAAAGCATGTTTGGAAGTAGAGAGAGAAGCACTGCTAAAATACAAGGCTTTTCTGAAGAGGCCGGCTTCTCTGTCTTCATGGATCAACGACTCAAACAGTGATTGCTGTGGGTGGGAGCGTGTCACGTGCGATCCTGATTCCGGTCACGTGACCCATCTCTCCCTTCAGTTCTTGAACGGGGTTTATCCTCACCCGGATGACTTTGATCCGTACAACCACCAGTGCCTCAACTTCTTGACGCTGGATTTTTCCTTCTTCATACCCTTCAAGAACTTAACCACCATTGATTTCTCCTTTAACTGTTTCAATAACTCCATTTTCACTCAAG ATCACGGAGGCATGTCAACGTTGAAGACGTTAGAAGCAATAGATCTTAGTTACTGTTCCTTTAACATCAGTGTCATAGATACGTTGACTTCTTTCACTTCTCTCAAGACTTTGCTGCTTCGTAATAACTTCTTAGATGGACCCTTTCCTGTTCGAG AGTTGTTAGCTTTACGAAACTTGGAGCATTTGGATTTAAGCGGTAATCGACTTCAAAGCCCCTCAGAAATTGACG ATTTCAAGAGGATGTCAGAATTGAAGAACTTAGAAACATTGGATCTGAGTCAGAATTACTTAACGATAAACGTTACTAGCATATTCAGAAGCTTGAGTCCCCTCAAATTCCTCAAGAACCTGCTTCTTAGCGAATACAGCATGGGCACTCTTGGACCCCTAGCTATTGATG AGTTGTCAGTTTTACAAAATCTGGAAACACTGGATTTGAGTAAAACTTCACTTACAATCACATCAAGCTCCTCGACAACTCTAG AGTATTCCAAGACTTTGTCGAGGTTAATGTTAGAAACCCTTGATTTAAGTGGTACTCATATTGTAAATGCCAACACAACATTTAAATTTTTGTCGCACCTACCAAATCTTAGATCTCTCATCCTGCATGAGAGTGGGATCTTGTTTGGAGAACAAGATAATGAAG TTTTTACTGACTTACCCAACTTGGAAGTACTTATCCTAAGGTCTGTTTCCGGAACCACTGTACCAATCCAAG GTTTATGCAAAATGAAGAATCTTCAAGAGCTAGATGTGAGTGATAATCATCTTACTGGATCTCTGTCTTCATTCTCCTGCCTAAAAAACTTGACATCACTTAGAGCTCTTGATCTCTCAAGGAATTTTTTAAGTGGAAACATATCATTATCCTTTCTTGCTCACAATAATGCACCTCTTGAGTACCTATCCCTGGCAGACAACAATTTTGAGGGAACATTCCCATTAAGCACATTGGCTAATTATTCAGACCTCAAAGTATTAAGACTTGGAAGACAGCAGAACAAGAAGTTTCAAGTGGAAACTGAGAATCCTCCTTGGATTCCATCGTTTCAATTGCAGTATCTAGACATGTCCAGTTGTCAACTGAACTCTGCCACAGGAACAATTCCTACCTTCCTTTCCAACCAAAGTAGCTTGATATTCATTGATCTATCAAACAATAATCTTCTTGGTAGGTTTCCCAATTGGTTATTGATGAACAATCCAAAGTTGGAAGCTTTATTCCTCAACAATAACTTGTTCAATGGTTATTTTGAAGATCAAAAAATGAATATTCATCTCTACACATTGGATGTATCGAATAATATGATCCAAGGTAAACTACCAACATCCTTGGGATTCTCTTTTCCATACCTTGAATATCTTAATGCTTCTTTTAATGTCCTCGACGGCGATATTCCGGCTTCAGTTGGAGAGATGTCAACCTTGAGAACTTTGGATTTGGCATACAATAATTTATCTGGGGAGTTACCAAATGAAATGTTTAAGGGATGCATCTCTTTGCAAATTTTGAGCTTATCACATAACAAGTTCCAAGGACAAATACTTGCTGCACCTTTGAGCATGACGTTCTTAAGTGTGCTGATGCTGGACAATAACAACTTCCATGGAAAACTACAAGACGGACTCCGGAATATGCAGCATTTGGGTCTGCTTGATCTCTCTAACAATGATTTATCAGGTGAGCTTCCAGGTTGGGTGGTTGGAAATTTGAATCTTGTATTCTTGAGTGTGTCAGGGAATAACTTTGAAGGTGCAATACCAAGAGAATTATGTGAACTTGAATTCATCACATTTGTAAGCCTATCTCATAACAGATTTTCTGGTGCATTGCCTTCTTGTTTGGGCAACTCATCATCATGGTTGAAGTTCATTCACTTAAGGAACAATAGTCTTGCCGGTAccattcctgaatcaatactaaACAACTCTGAATTATTTTCTCTTGATTTGGGAGACAACAACATTTCAGGAAGTGTTCCCAATAGTGTCAATGGGCTCACAAATTTGAAGTACCTTTCATTGGCTGGGAATAGATTGCAAGGTCAACTTCCCAAGCAGATTTGTGAGTTAAAACAACTCAATTTCTTGGATCTTTCTCGCAATAACTTCTCTGGGACTATACCCACATGCTTCAACAATATCTCCTTTGGTAACCAAGGGAATTATTATGATTTTTTAGCAAACTACTTCAGATCTTCTTACTTTGGATTTATATACAGTCAACTGTTGTACATCAACTTTCAGTACCATAACTTTGATGTTGAAATGCATGACAAAGTTGCCTCTTATTTTGCCCCAGAAGAAATGAGAATTACTACAAAAGGTTCAAGTCTATCATACAAAGGCAATATTCTCAATAATATGTCAGGTTTGGATTTGTCTTGTAATCAGTTAGAGGGAAAGATTTCACAAACCATAGGAGATTTGGTTGCACTTCATGCCCTTAACTTATCACACAACCATTTAGTTGGGTCAATTCCAGATAGCTTCCAAAAGTTAAAGATGATTGAAAGCTTGGACCTATCTTTTAATAGATTGAGTGGGCAAATCCCTCTTCAACTGCAAGGCTTGAACTCTCTGGCTGTTTTCAATGTGTCCTACAACAATTTTTCTGGCAGAGCACCTGATGAAGGACAATTTGCAACTTTTGGTGGGAACAGCTACATAGGAAATCCATATCTCTCTTGGAGAATCAGTAATAGAGGCACTGCAATGGCACCATTACCAGCACTTGCTACCTTCAATAATGGAGAGGACAATTCTGTCATTGATTTCACTTCATTTTGTTGGACTTTTGCAGCATCCTATGTGATGGTAGTCTTGGTGTTCATTGCAATTCTTTGGATCAATCCTTATTGGAGGAGAAAATGGTTTTATTTTATTGAGGATTGCCTCTATAAATGTTTTGGTGGAGTCCTTAAAGATGTGTTCTATTAG